One window from the genome of Musa acuminata AAA Group cultivar baxijiao chromosome BXJ1-4, Cavendish_Baxijiao_AAA, whole genome shotgun sequence encodes:
- the LOC135649913 gene encoding P-loop NTPase domain-containing protein LPA1-like isoform X1 — protein MGGGRVRRRGEKRSAGRRRQWPRCMPWAWRRTQFPLLFLPPSPCSPRTRPRIALAQQPLSLSLYRPSFPVRPRVSEMAEVTKLLYIVVVDEGEGEGGDGKSGKAKGSSSFRYARPVLQSTLQLMGCKARHAFKISRRVFDVMRDECSGGSLLSDAASSDAWKIPSNEEHEYSITCGLGQGNMAHQSTVENVDTSGGSSFELYKRLTTVVVSREHFLDIVCDALALYNYVGPNQRADLLLACRIRERKESVTVLLCGTSGCGKSTLSALLGSRLGVTTVISTDSIRHMMRSYVDEKQNPLLWASTYHAGECLDPVAVAKAKANRKAKKLAVSHTMIKEETSDGALNQKLERRSHDLVLGTELIGKKQMAIEGFKAQSEMVIDSLDRLITAWEERKESVVVEGVHLSLNFVMGLMKKHPSIVPFMIYITNEDKHMERFAVRAKYMTLDPAKNKYVKYIQNIRAIQEYLCKRADKHLVPKINNTNVDRSVAAIHATVFGCLRRREAGEQLYDPTTNTVSVIHEEYRNQCVANSLSSKGMFQLIQRKGSSRHLMALLNTDGSVAKAWPVESVDSNGKFSGYGGEKCLGNPMYGPLLIGKAEPVNLQFGNYGISAWPNDTCGTSQTGSVDGSRADAADSGSRYFSSCCSSPKALDGPAKELKEEIFVSGSEEEADYPPDGDSDEDLSDMDHKEIHDEVEGSVDEDSTKSDEEYDDLAMRDGLENGYWSDDNCPESTNIKRIADDQEPIDEGEGVAASEYQHNLEHIFKRSEGVVEPSLPCTLPCEINETSTGQRTRRRSLSDSMQLQYRTRSTPAATDELRALQKSPALAVVTRYGPMASC, from the exons ATGGGTGGGGGCCGTGTCAGACGACGAGGTGAGAAGAGAAGCGCAGGGAGGCGGAGGCAATGGCCGCGGTGCATGCCTTGGGCATGGCGGAGGACCCAAttccctctcctcttcctcccgcCCTCCCCGTGTAGTCCTAGAACCCGACCTCGCATCGCTCTTGCGCAAcagccgctctctctctctctctaccgtcCGTCTTTCCCTGTCAGGCCCAG GGTCTCGGAGATGGCGGAGGTAACGAAGTTGCTGTACATTGTGGTGGTGGACGAAGGAGAGGGGGAAGGAGGCGATGGCAAGAGCGGGAAGGCGAAGGGGAGCTCGTCGTTCCGGTACGCGCGGCCCGTGCTGCAGAGCACGCTGCAGCTCATGGGTTGCAAGGCTCGTCACGCTTTCAAG ATCAGCCGAAGAGTATTTGATGTGATGAGAGATGAGTGCTCAGGCGGCAGCTTGCTTTCTGATGCTGCAAGCTCGGATGCCTGGAAAATTCCATCCAATGAGGAACATGAGTATAGCATAACCTGCGGCTTGGGCCAGGGGAACATGGCTCATCAGTCGACTGTAGAGAATGTGGATACCAGCGGTGGAAGTTCATTCGAATTGTACAAAAGACTAACAACTGTTGTTGTTTCAAGGGAACACTTCTTGGACATCGTCTGTGATGCTCTTGCCCTATATAATTACGTCGGTCCCAATCAAAGAGCTGATTTGCTTTTAGCCTGCAG GATTCGAGAAAGAAAGGAATCTGTGACAGTACTTTTGTGTGGCACTAGTGGCTGTGGCAAGTCAACTTTGTCTGCTTTGCTG GGAAGCAGATTGGGTGTGACAACCGTCATTTCTACTGATTCAATACGCCATATGATGAGGAGCTATGTGGATGAGAAACAAAATCCACTCCTTTGGGCTTCAACTTATCATGCTGGAGAATGTCTAGACCCAGTAGCAGTCGCGAAAGCAAAGGCCAATCGAAAAGCAAAAAAACTTGCTGTTTCACACACAATGATTAAGGAAGAGACATCTGATGGAGCTTTAAATCAAAAGCTTGAAAGACGATCTCATGATCTGGTCCTTGGAACTGAGTTAATTGGCAAAAAGCAAATGGCTATTGAAGGTTTTAAAGCACAAAGTGAAATGGTCATAGACAGCCTTGATCGATTAATCACTGCTTGGGAGGAGCGAAAAGAATCTGTTGTTGTTGAGGGTGTTCACTTGAGCCTTAATTTTGTG ATGGGGCTCATGAAGAAGCATCCTTCGATTGTACCATTTATGATCTACATAACAAATGAAGACAAGCATATGGAAAGATTTGCAGTGCGTGCCAAATACATGACATTGGACCCAGCAAAGAATAAGTATGtaaaatatattcaaaatatcagagcaattcagGAGTATCTTTGTAAAAGGGCTGATAAGCATCTGGTTCCAAAAATAAATAACACAAATGTTGACCGGAGTGTGGCAGCTATCCATGCCACAGTTTTTGGCTGTCTGCGCAGGCGGGAGGCAGGCGAGCAGCTCTATGATCCGACTACAAATACAGTGTCTGTGATACATGAAGAATACAGAAATCAGTGTGTGGCAAATTCTCTTAGTTCCAAGGGAATGTTTCAGTTGATCCAGAGAAAGGGTTCTTCAAGGCATCTAATGGCGCTACTCAACACGGATGGCTCTGTTGCCAAGGCTTGGCCCGTTGAATCAGTTGATTCTAATGGGAAGTTCTCTGGATATGGGGGAGAAAAGTGCCTGGGAAACCCCATGTATGGGCCCTTACTGATTGGGAAGGCTGAGCCAGTTAATCTTCAATTTGGAAATTATGGGATCAGTGCATGGCCGAATGATACATGTGGTACAAGTCAAACAGGGAGCGTCGATGGCTCGAGGGCTGATGCCGCCGATTCTGGCAGCAGATACTTTTCTTCCTGTTGCAGCTCTCCGAAGGCATTGGATGGACCTGCCAAAGAG CTTAAGGAAGAAATCTTTGTATCTGGTAGCGAAGAAGAAGCTGACTATCCACCTGATGGTGACAGTGATGAGGACCTTAGCGACATGGACCACAAGGAGATCCATGATGAG GTTGAAGGTTCTGTTGATGAAGACTCTACCAAGTCGGATGAGGAGTATGATGATTTGGCCATGCGAGATGGCCTGGAAAATGGTTATTGGTCCGATGACAATTGTCCCGAGTCAACAAACATAAAGAGAATAGCAGATGATCAAGAACCAATAGATGAAGGAGAAGGTGTTGCAGCAAGCGAGTACCAACACAATCTCGAGCACATCTTCAAGAGGAGCGAGGGTGTGGTGGAACCATCTCTCCCTTGTACTCTGCCATGCGAGATAAACGAGACAAGCACGGGCCAGAGAACAAGGAGACGGTCCTTGAGTGACTCCATGCAACTTCAGTACCGGACGCGGAGCACTCCTGCTGCCACCGACGAGCTGAGAGCACTGCAGAAAAGCCCGGCCCTTGCAGTCGTGACTCGGTATGGCCCAATGGCCTCCTGCTGA
- the LOC135649913 gene encoding P-loop NTPase domain-containing protein LPA1-like isoform X2 has product MRDECSGGSLLSDAASSDAWKIPSNEEHEYSITCGLGQGNMAHQSTVENVDTSGGSSFELYKRLTTVVVSREHFLDIVCDALALYNYVGPNQRADLLLACRIRERKESVTVLLCGTSGCGKSTLSALLGSRLGVTTVISTDSIRHMMRSYVDEKQNPLLWASTYHAGECLDPVAVAKAKANRKAKKLAVSHTMIKEETSDGALNQKLERRSHDLVLGTELIGKKQMAIEGFKAQSEMVIDSLDRLITAWEERKESVVVEGVHLSLNFVMGLMKKHPSIVPFMIYITNEDKHMERFAVRAKYMTLDPAKNKYVKYIQNIRAIQEYLCKRADKHLVPKINNTNVDRSVAAIHATVFGCLRRREAGEQLYDPTTNTVSVIHEEYRNQCVANSLSSKGMFQLIQRKGSSRHLMALLNTDGSVAKAWPVESVDSNGKFSGYGGEKCLGNPMYGPLLIGKAEPVNLQFGNYGISAWPNDTCGTSQTGSVDGSRADAADSGSRYFSSCCSSPKALDGPAKELKEEIFVSGSEEEADYPPDGDSDEDLSDMDHKEIHDEVEGSVDEDSTKSDEEYDDLAMRDGLENGYWSDDNCPESTNIKRIADDQEPIDEGEGVAASEYQHNLEHIFKRSEGVVEPSLPCTLPCEINETSTGQRTRRRSLSDSMQLQYRTRSTPAATDELRALQKSPALAVVTRYGPMASC; this is encoded by the exons ATGAGAGATGAGTGCTCAGGCGGCAGCTTGCTTTCTGATGCTGCAAGCTCGGATGCCTGGAAAATTCCATCCAATGAGGAACATGAGTATAGCATAACCTGCGGCTTGGGCCAGGGGAACATGGCTCATCAGTCGACTGTAGAGAATGTGGATACCAGCGGTGGAAGTTCATTCGAATTGTACAAAAGACTAACAACTGTTGTTGTTTCAAGGGAACACTTCTTGGACATCGTCTGTGATGCTCTTGCCCTATATAATTACGTCGGTCCCAATCAAAGAGCTGATTTGCTTTTAGCCTGCAG GATTCGAGAAAGAAAGGAATCTGTGACAGTACTTTTGTGTGGCACTAGTGGCTGTGGCAAGTCAACTTTGTCTGCTTTGCTG GGAAGCAGATTGGGTGTGACAACCGTCATTTCTACTGATTCAATACGCCATATGATGAGGAGCTATGTGGATGAGAAACAAAATCCACTCCTTTGGGCTTCAACTTATCATGCTGGAGAATGTCTAGACCCAGTAGCAGTCGCGAAAGCAAAGGCCAATCGAAAAGCAAAAAAACTTGCTGTTTCACACACAATGATTAAGGAAGAGACATCTGATGGAGCTTTAAATCAAAAGCTTGAAAGACGATCTCATGATCTGGTCCTTGGAACTGAGTTAATTGGCAAAAAGCAAATGGCTATTGAAGGTTTTAAAGCACAAAGTGAAATGGTCATAGACAGCCTTGATCGATTAATCACTGCTTGGGAGGAGCGAAAAGAATCTGTTGTTGTTGAGGGTGTTCACTTGAGCCTTAATTTTGTG ATGGGGCTCATGAAGAAGCATCCTTCGATTGTACCATTTATGATCTACATAACAAATGAAGACAAGCATATGGAAAGATTTGCAGTGCGTGCCAAATACATGACATTGGACCCAGCAAAGAATAAGTATGtaaaatatattcaaaatatcagagcaattcagGAGTATCTTTGTAAAAGGGCTGATAAGCATCTGGTTCCAAAAATAAATAACACAAATGTTGACCGGAGTGTGGCAGCTATCCATGCCACAGTTTTTGGCTGTCTGCGCAGGCGGGAGGCAGGCGAGCAGCTCTATGATCCGACTACAAATACAGTGTCTGTGATACATGAAGAATACAGAAATCAGTGTGTGGCAAATTCTCTTAGTTCCAAGGGAATGTTTCAGTTGATCCAGAGAAAGGGTTCTTCAAGGCATCTAATGGCGCTACTCAACACGGATGGCTCTGTTGCCAAGGCTTGGCCCGTTGAATCAGTTGATTCTAATGGGAAGTTCTCTGGATATGGGGGAGAAAAGTGCCTGGGAAACCCCATGTATGGGCCCTTACTGATTGGGAAGGCTGAGCCAGTTAATCTTCAATTTGGAAATTATGGGATCAGTGCATGGCCGAATGATACATGTGGTACAAGTCAAACAGGGAGCGTCGATGGCTCGAGGGCTGATGCCGCCGATTCTGGCAGCAGATACTTTTCTTCCTGTTGCAGCTCTCCGAAGGCATTGGATGGACCTGCCAAAGAG CTTAAGGAAGAAATCTTTGTATCTGGTAGCGAAGAAGAAGCTGACTATCCACCTGATGGTGACAGTGATGAGGACCTTAGCGACATGGACCACAAGGAGATCCATGATGAG GTTGAAGGTTCTGTTGATGAAGACTCTACCAAGTCGGATGAGGAGTATGATGATTTGGCCATGCGAGATGGCCTGGAAAATGGTTATTGGTCCGATGACAATTGTCCCGAGTCAACAAACATAAAGAGAATAGCAGATGATCAAGAACCAATAGATGAAGGAGAAGGTGTTGCAGCAAGCGAGTACCAACACAATCTCGAGCACATCTTCAAGAGGAGCGAGGGTGTGGTGGAACCATCTCTCCCTTGTACTCTGCCATGCGAGATAAACGAGACAAGCACGGGCCAGAGAACAAGGAGACGGTCCTTGAGTGACTCCATGCAACTTCAGTACCGGACGCGGAGCACTCCTGCTGCCACCGACGAGCTGAGAGCACTGCAGAAAAGCCCGGCCCTTGCAGTCGTGACTCGGTATGGCCCAATGGCCTCCTGCTGA